The Apium graveolens cultivar Ventura chromosome 6, ASM990537v1, whole genome shotgun sequence genome contains a region encoding:
- the LOC141667336 gene encoding protein IQ-DOMAIN 33-like, with translation MTSPCFIRCLAKHSFNVLDAVLRYEKRALAYAFSQQLRVCSKKKHTRSESDVESNMGWNWLERWMATRQQENCLTEITKQYEPLNRNQKSATRKRLLFVVAGEAESCGSNEVSIQLDNISVSAFSKEKEDYTKPLQDRLKPTSVSRCKTLPSYHYSKETVNLDAQTNNPKDKVKVLKKYSAGEDEMDKKHNKLNQSSELKERSRM, from the exons ATGACATCACCATGTTTTATCCGGTGCCTCGCGAAACACTCTTTTAATGTTCTTGACGCGGTCTTAAGGTATGAAAAAAGAGCATTAGCCTATGCCTTCTCGCAACAG CTGAGAGTCTGTTCGAAGAAGAAACACACCAGATCCGAATCTGATGTGGAATCTAACATGGGCTGGAATTGGCTCGAACGTTGGATGGCAACCCGTCAGCAAGAGAATTGCTTAACAGAAATAACTAAGCAATATGAGCCACTTAACAGAAACCAAAAATCAGCTACAAGGAAGAGGCTGTTATTTGTTGTAGCCGGAGAAGCGGAAAGTTGTGGGTCAAACGAAGTATCTATACAACTTGATAATATTTCTGTCTCAGCATTCtcaaaagaaaaggaagattACACAAAGCCCCTGCAGGATAGGCTAAAGCCAACAAGTGTTTCAAGATGCAAAACTTTGCCAAGCTACCACTATTCAAAGGAGACTGTTAATCTAGATGCTCAAACAAATAATCCAAAGGACAAGGTTAAG GTCTTGAAAAAGTATTCTGCTGGGGAGGATGAAATGGACAAAAAACATAACAAGCTAAACCAGTCTTCGGAATTAAAAGAGAGAAGCAGAATGTAA
- the LOC141667335 gene encoding sugar carrier protein C-like, whose product MAGGGAVSSSNGKVYPGKLTTRVVVACIVAAMGGMIFGYDLGVSGGVTSMDSFLEQFFPSVYQKQKADDSTNQYCKFDSQILTTFTSSLYVAALFSSLFAASWVTRRLGRKLSMLVGGALFCAGALINGLAQNIAMLIVGRILLGFGIGFGNQAVPLYLSEMAPSKYRGALNFCFQLSITLGILIANLVNYWFAQIEGGWGWRLSLGGAIVPALFMIVGSLFLPETPNSLIEMGKQDQAKAELLKIRGVDNVDEEFEDLVAASEASKKVEHPWRNLLQRKYRPQLVMAILIPFFQQITGINVIMFYAPVLFRTIGFGSSASLTSAVITGLVNVIATFVAIYAVDKFGRKALFYEGGIQMIICQIIVAILIGKEFGTSGDSDNLSKGYAIAIVAFICIYVAGFAWSWGPLGWLVPSEIFPLEIRSAAQSITVSVNMFFTFVIAQLFLMMLCRMKFGLFVFFAFFVVVMTVFVHYLLPETKGIPIEDMAMVWKSHAFWKRFVDDDVDNEKPKKCSP is encoded by the exons ATGGCTGGCGGTGGTGCTGTAAGCTCTAGCAACGGGAAAGTTTATCCGGGAAAGCTCACCACACGTGTTGTGGTAGCATGCATTGTTGCTGCTATGGGCGGCATGATCTTCGGTTATGATCTTGGTGTATCTG GCGGGGTGACGTCAATGGATTCGTTCTTGGAACAGTTCTTTCCATCCGTATATCAAAAACAGAAGGCTGACGATTCCACCAATCAGTATTGCAAATTTGATAGTCAGATACTGACGACGTTCACTTCATCATTGTACGTAGCAGCTTTGTTTTCTTCTCTTTTTGCGGCTTCTTGGGTCACACGAAGGCTAGGTCGAAAGCTGTCTATGCTTGTGGGTGGTGCTCTGTTCTGTGCAGGTGCTCTCATTAATGGTCTTGCTCAGAATATTGCCATGCTCATTGTTGGCAGGATTTTACTTGGTTTCGGTATTGGATTTGGAAATCAG GCAGTGCCACTCTACCTCTCCGAAATGGCACCGTCCAAGTACAGAGGAGCCCTCAATTTTTGCTTTCAATTATCAATCACTCTAGGTATCCTCATAGCAAATCTTGTGAACTATTGGTTTGCACAGATTGAAGGAGGTTGGGGATGGCGTTTGAGTTTAGGAGGAGCGATTGTTCCTGCTCTGTTCATGATTGTTGGATCATTATTTCTCCCTGAAACTCCTAACTCATTGATTGAAATGGGGAAGCAAGATCAGGCTAAAGCAGAATTACTGAAAATTCGTGGTGTCGATAATGTTGACGAGGAGTTTGAAGATCTTGTTGCAGCGAGTGAAGCATCTAAGAAAGTGGAGCATCCTTGGAGAAACCTCTTGCAACGAAAGTATAGGCCACAGCTTGTAATGGCTATACTTATTCCATTCTTTCAGCAGATTACTGGCATTAATGTTATCATGTTCTATGCCCCGGTTCTGTTTAGAACTATTGGTTTTGGGAGTAGCGCCTCTCTTACATCTGCTGTGATCACTGGTTTAGTAAACGTGATTGCAACTTTTGTGGCTATATATGCTGTTGATAAGTTCGGCCGGAAAGCTCTTTTCTATGAAGGAGGTATTCAGATGATTATATGCCAG ATTATTGTTGCAATTCTTATTGGAAAAGAATTTGGAACATCCGGCGACAGTGATAATTTATCCAAGGGGTATGCTATTGCTATTGTGGCTTTCATATGCATATATGTGGCTGGATTTGCCTGGTCTTGGGGCCCTCTAGGCTGGTTAGTACCAAGTGAGATTTTTCCACTCGAAATTCGATCGGCTGCACAAAGTATCACAGTTTCAGTGAACATGTTTTTCACATTTGTTATTGCTCAACTCTTTTTGATGATGCTCTGTCGGATGAAATTTGGCCTTTTCGTGTTCTTTGCATTCTTCGTCGTAGTAATGACCGTTTTCGTGCACTACTTGTTGCCTGAGACTAAAGGTATTCCTATCGAAGATATGGCAATGGTTTGGAAGTCACATGCATTCTGGAAAAGGTTCGTGGATGATGATGTCGATAATGAGAAGCCCAAAAAATGCTCTCCGTGA